The DNA region aatgaattttaaaattttaaaaataatttgaatgggttatccgaacccgaaccgaacccgcaaagatccgaaccgaacccgaaccgatatttataaatacccgaatgggactgaaatcttttaccccgaaaacccgaaacccgaatagactaaaccgaaaaccaaataggtacccgaacgcccatcCCAAATAGTCATAAAGGTTGTCACGTATACCAAAAACAAATCAGATCTGCGAAGTAATAACGCGATATTTCGTTCACATCACCATTAACACGCGTTTAGTTTGTCATTAAAAAGACTAAATGTGTGATCTAGTTATGTGTGTGCATCATGGCATGTGCCACTGCCACATGATACCTTCAAGTAGTTTATCTAGTTACTACTGAGTCACTAAAAGTTCAATAGTACCAATTATGGTAAGAAACTAAGAAACAAAAAGtgtgaatttttaaaaattaatagagCATAGTTCTAGAAAAGAAGTCTTGGCCAATAGCATGTATTATTCTTCGCAAAATTTAATGCCTGATTTctgtaaaatattttctttattttctttctgtAAAATATGTTTTGGGTTTTTCACTCTAAAAAGGTTCACGCATGTGATTTTGTAAGATGGCTTTAATAGTTACAAATATCATTTTTTCAAAAGGAAAAAGGAAATAACAACTTGCATCCAAGTGGATTAGACCAATATATCACTCATGTGATAGAAAGTAACATTAAAACGGGGGAGTGAGAATTTATGAgaatatcttatttattttaagtcAATGAATGAGTGttctctaaaatataaatattttaattgtacaatcatattttattttcttttaaacaatGAAGCCATACAACATTTTGGTAGAGTTATTTTAAGTGACtggcataattttttttattgagaattttttttccatttttatgaGTGAAAAACTCTATTAAAACTCTTGTAAATGTCTTGATCAATTacaaaatctattctattaattcttcagcatgaccaattgatatatgttgtgtccAACAACTATTTTTTCATGTAAcctactttaaaaaaaaaactaactctTTTATAACTGCATCTACATGTATTTCTACCTGTTACGTGTAGTATATCGttactttttatttctttcctatATTCTAGGAACCACTAACTCTCATccataaaacttatattttatttatttcattttaaagttgttttatttgattaacCAATGCAGATtctgttaaaatttattttattcttagtGTAGAGATCACGAGTGTGGTTCATCATAACTTCTTTATACTCAGTCAAAAATGCAGAATGTTGAAAAAACTCTGTATAGTGTTAATTTGTGTAAAATCCTATTTATTCTTAATTGTTTGTGGTTTTTCATATCTTATTTATTCTTaattgtttgtgaattttaatataaattaaatttcaacCCGTCCTTTCAAGAGCgagtatatttttgttttaagtttttgtgagaaattttaatttttatattttcatttctgtaatcatatttgtatttaatataagTTTTAGTAACTATATTgaatatgtcaagttgcataactatatatttttgctatatgcatttcaaaaattatttttaaacttattcATAGATATTacgatatattatattttcttaatagttacctaatatatttagtcaagaatatttgtaTTCAAAAAATCCGATTTGGAACTGAcccgaaaatcaaaatttcatacTCTGTTAGACATGCTTATATATTCGAAACgattattaaaatgttaaattcgAAAACCAATCATACTCAATCCGCACCGAAAACCGAAcaagttttttgaaaaatatttgaatatttaatttttaatattctgttaattatatatatgggTTAATATGATCTTTTAAtaactttaagtaaaatcatatttaaaaatactttataatcaaaagaaaataatatcaatactattaaatttagaacatgtccaattgatgtTAGTTGAGTCCaactaaaaaaaagatatatataactgcttatatgctcatataaatataactatttaacctttaactttatttagaaaaaaacacgCCAACAACTAATTGGTCGAAAAgactatttttattataaatatatatttttataataattaaattaaataatgattattaaaatatatataatccgTGGATGACCATAAAATTAAGCGGAGCGGATGCAAAtaccaaattatttgtttgcgggttatGTAGgtcatatttttaaccaaaacaaaattgcaaACCCGCGGGTTGGTGGGTCAGCGGGCGAGTTCGACCCGCAACCCAGTCTTAGCCGtgcgtataccggatcaatttttaaactgttattatttaataaaatatattttgattaaaatttatacacaaaatatgattataaaaaagataaaagtataatcagaaataaaaaaataaatacaatatgAAGTTTGAAACACAGAAAAAAAcacagaaagaagaaaaaacatgattttagCATTTGTATTATACGATCTGATCTTATATGTCAAATTTTAAGATGTGTATCTATCAATAAATCATTTTCTCGTTACAATGTCGGTCCTTGCCCATTTTCTTATCGCAATTCGCACacaatcatatttttaatatggaGATAATTCTTACATACTAGAAAATAATGGACTCCTAAAAACAATTATCCGTGAACATGCAGACATATATGTCAACGGTGTGGAGACACATACAATATAATCAAAGATTTAGTCGTAATAAACTAGTACGagtaagttcaaaaaaaaaaaataaactagtACGAGTATCCGTAAAACACTATTATACGAAGGAGCTATATTTACGTAGAAGGACCATAAAACTTTTCCATTTTGTAGTCCTTTTGTAAACTACCTTGAGACAAAATCGAATGAATGATGATAAATGATTACGCCACGTCGCTTTGTAACAAACCTAAAATGATGGATGCCTACGTATAAATTTACAATAACAagtaatccttttttttttggagtatGCTTTAATCTTtacccaaaagaaaaataacgaTGTAATAAATcggtaataaaagaaaaaaattagaatcagTAATAAAATAAAGCTATAATACTCTTCCAATGTTGTTTATGTAAAATGAAATAACATAGGACAGTATATTATGATTATTTCTGTCAATGGTGGGATTGTTTACTGTTAAAGAGTAGAATATTTATAGCACATCACATGTTCTCTGGTGTTCAAAATTCTATGATTTGAATGAACACTTCTTGATGTTTATATCTTACAATAATAAATCATGTGGGGCAGACTGCTATAGTAACATTTGTTTCCATGTGCAACCCAACTTTAGTGGGCCTAATAATAGTGGGACTAAAGCTGTTTGCATGGGGCCATAAAACAGTCAGCAACAAAACATTATCCAAAACATTTgatgatataaaagaaaaacaaaaagacaatAGTCACAATAAATGGCTTCGCCCGGGTTCGAACCGGAGACCTTCAGTGTGTTAGACTGACGTGATAACCAACTACACCACGAAACCTCTTGTGCACTCATCTAAAGAGCATCTTTTTAGAAGAACTCAAACTTACCTTATTAAAGCGTTAAAAACACTACACAACAGAGTTTGGTACAATACaagaagcttttattttttcaagACAGTCATGATTTTGATCCAAAACAAAGTCTTAAAGTGGATACAACACGTAATGTAGTGTCAACAATATCTTTATTGGTTATTAAACCTTAACGAAATCGCTGTCTGTAGCTTCCCAAATGACAGTACCATCACAAGTACAAAGCTTCTTGTAGTTTTCTCCAACTCCTGCGCTTCTAGCAATCACTGCAGCTGTCAATCCCTGGCCTGAGTTCTTATCCTCTGTCTTGTAGACCACCACGGCTCGGCCTATTAGATCCGCAACCTTGAGCTTCTCTTTCTTTCCCGTGTAAAACGCCTCTCCGCTCTGGTCTGCCTCTAGTGTTCCCAGGTCCCCCAATGGCTTTACAGAAGACAATAAAAGGTaactaatttgtatttttttgtgatgatatttgatgttttttctAAGAGTGAGCTTGACGAACCTCTGTGTTGGTATGATCTTGAAGTGGGTTGTACAAGTTCCCGGTGCTAGCTGCTCCGTTTGTGAGATCACCATACTCGTTGATACACCAGCTGTGTTTCCCGGGAGACAAGCCAGTAAAGTTGGCTTCGATTCTCGCAAGCTCCATACTGACCTGAGCAAACCTTACCACTCCAAAGATGTCTGGACCTTTGAACTCCGCCACTGCAGCAGAGACCAAGAAATCTGCCAAGCACGTCTCACAATGTAACAAAACAGTACATGAAATGGCAAATTGTTATTTATCTTGTTGCTAAATGTTCTACGAGAGAGCtgagagaaaaaaagataactAACCTTGAGGAACACCTTGGCCAATCAAACGAGCTTTACGACCGGTTAGCTCCAAAGCTTGAGTCATAGCCTTAACAGGAGAAGATCCAAGTATCCTCACAACTTGGTTAGCCAAATCCACCTCCACTTTCTCAATCCCTTTTGCCCAATTCCATCACACAGGACAACTAACAAGAGCTTAAAATCCACTAAACCCAAAACCAAAACAGAACATAAACAAATTAACaatctcaaaaaaaagaaactaccTTCAACAGTTTCTAACTTGCTCTTCACGGCGTTAACACAACCTTCACACTTCATATCGACCATGAACTCAGTCTAGAAACAACAATCACCACATTAAGCACACACAACACAAGTTCCCAGTAGTAGCTTAACCTTAATAAGTTCTAGTAGTAACTGAAGTGATGTTTCCTGATAGACAAGAGAAAAGACTTACAAGAAGCTGAGGCATGACGACTCGATcctcctgcaaaaaaaaagacagacacTTTAAGACTTAAATCATCGAATTAGGAATAGGGTCAGGCTAAAGATTGGAAATTTTGAATGTGCTGAGCAAACCTGAGGGAGATTGCGATCAGAAACGGGGACGGTCGTCATCGGAGAGCTAGCGAAGCTTCGGGAAAGACCCAATCGACGTGGAGACGATCGGGAGGAAAAGGAGAGATTAGGAGACTGAGATTTggtagaggaagaagaagaggaggagaaggcGATCGCGATTGGGATCGCAGACGCGGCGGCTACGGCGGCTGTAGTCGTTGCCACTGACCGCAGAATAGATACCATTGCTTCCTTTCTTcagcttttgttttttttttatcctttCACATTTCACAAAAGTCACAActaccttttaatttttttattttttttaaagaccaTAATAAATCGGTTGATATAGACACTTCTAGATCTCAAAAGCAATTTGTCTTTTTGTAAATGAGAAAATAGTTTTGATTCATTAATTTCATTTGATGCTATTATCCTAAACGTAATATCATCatctatatagttttttttacgTTGTGTGGATATGGGATACAAAGTAGCAGAAAATACAGATAATAGGTAGCCAAAAACCAAAAGGATGCTCAGGATCTTCTTCACGACTTTTGTCAATGTTTTACTGATACTACATACTGGCTGCTGCTTAtcgtttgttttcttcttctacaGCTTCTAGTTGAATCCTTTCTCCTATGTTACACAACTAGAGACTAGACCAAACCTAGGTAGCTCCTTTTCTTTCTCTAAACGAGGACAAGACCATGTTAACTTCTTTAGAGACTGCTGCTTAGGACCGCTTTCTTGGTGGATTGTTTGCCTGGAACGCCTCCAGGTCAATGTTAACTTCTTAATTAATCTGCTTGCTCTCTAGATTGGATAAAACTTGTAAACTTAAAATTCGTAAATTAGTAGTACAATAGTATATTTTGGTCAACATTAAAACGACGACAATCAAAAACTAATATCTCTGGGGCTCATATTAACTAATCAGTGACAAGTATTCATTacaattttgtatataatatacatagACGCACGTAGGAGATCAGATAAGGTCGGTACAAGAACCACAACCACCTATAGAACCTGCTCGCACGTCAACATGAGCACTTGTATCATATTCTGAAACTTCACTTTAAACAATAATTTGACTTGTTTtctatattgtttttattagttCTATTGCGAAAATTCAACGGAATGAAACAAATCCCATTCAGTACGGACAAAAGTCTACTATAAAATACGGAAAAATGGATCATGGCCCTCACGTAGTTACCACCATTATCGTGGAGTAGCCCCTTTATATATCGTTGTCTCTAAATCGATTACTTCatcaacacacacacacacgcacacaaaaaccaaagaaaactaaaactaaacaaaagatGGGTCCAATCTCGAGTTCTTGGAGCTTCAGCAAATTCTTCTCAATAGTTTTCGTCGTCTTCGCCATATTCGGTGAGTTTGTCGCCGGATACTACAAGCCCAGTCCGTGGAGATACGCTCATGCCACTTTCTATGGCGACGAAACCGGTAGTGAAACCATGGGTACGTAAAACAAATACTTCGCCTTCAATATGTACTCATActtacaattaataaaacaaatactTCGCCTTCATAATCACCAAGATCAAAAACATGTGTGTCATTACCCGATAATAACAATATATTACTTATAAACATACTCATACTTACAATTAGTGACATAATaaccacatatatatatatgcaggtGGTGCATGTGGGTATGGAAACCTGTTTAACAGCGGCTACGGCTTGGCCACAGCAGCGCTAAGCACGACGTTATTCAAAGACGGTTACGGATGCGgccaatgtttccaaataatgtGTGTGCAGTCAAAACATTGTTACTATGGAAACCCATCGACGGTGGTCACAGCCACCAACCTTTGCCCTCCTAATTGGTACCAAGACTCCAACAATGGTGGTTGGTGCAACCCTCCTAGAACCCATTTCGATATGGCTAAACCGGCTTTCATGAAACTCGCTAACTGGAAGGCCGGTATCATCCCTGTTGCATACCGCAGGTATATCGGATCttaattcaaaatatttgtttaagtTGTTGACTGACTTTCTTTCATTTACAAATATTTAGCCAAAATATAACATTACCTTTTTACCAGGGCTAATTAAAAAAAGTTGGTTCCGCCATAGTGGATAAATGTTTATAGTCATCttactataaattaatactcaaaACTAATATATCCTATGCGATTGATATATGTAGAGTCCCATGCAAAAGGAGTGGAGGTATGAGGTTTCAATTCCAAGGGAATGCTTATTGGCTTCTCATCTTCGTCATGAATGTTGGTGGCGCCGGAGACATAAAGAGCATGGCCGTGAAAGGTAGCCGGACTAATTGGATAAGCATGAGCCACAACTGGGGGGCCTCTTACCAAGCCTTTTCCTCTCTCTATGGCCAGTCTCTCTCTTTCCGGGTCACTTCTTACACGACCGGTGAAACCGTCTATGCTTGGAACGTTGCTCCGTCTAACTGGAATGCTGGTATGACTTACAAGAGTAGCGCCAATTTCCGCTGAAGTTACGGTTTTTTTCTCTTGCAATGTTTTCTCcctttttgtttgtctttttgTTGCTTTTGGGACTTAAGTTTCGGTGGCCTTTTTGTTGtggtattatatatataggCCCGGCTTTGTGTTATACATCTACATGAATGTGTCATGTATGTAATTGTGATATAACTCTTCATAATCAAATTCATGATGATGAAGTCAATAATACTTATCCGTTAACGTGCGTGCGAAAATTCTCTAGCAATAAATCACATTCTCTAACAAGAAAAGTACCACGGATAATTTATAAGCAGCTACTAAAACATTGATCAATGAGATCTGGATTCATTTCATGTGTAACAACGTAATTTCCATAAAACCCTGATCCGTTTCAAAACTCTACTTATTGGCGAGTCTCTCTCTCATGATCTTCACACCCATATACCTGCATGAATATTCAAGTCATCGAAAAATCAGCCGTTAGTGAAAAATGTAAATGATCAATAACATAATGTATAAGaagtttgtttcaaaaaaaaaaatatatatagatgataGAAGCAAAGATTTGTTTCACCTGCCAAGCATCATAACCGTGGCTTGAGGGTTTGTACCGGGACAATAACCAACGGTGGACATGTCAATGACTCTAAGTCGGTCGATACCAATAACCTTATAATCCCCATCGACCACTCTACCCACAACACATCCTCCATGGTAATGCCAAATTGTTGTAACTGTATGTTGGCAAAATTCCTCAGCTGATGGAGGCAAGGAGGCTCCAGGACCGCTGCGA from Raphanus sativus cultivar WK10039 chromosome 8, ASM80110v3, whole genome shotgun sequence includes:
- the LOC108821745 gene encoding expansin-A7, translated to MGPISSSWSFSKFFSIVFVVFAIFGEFVAGYYKPSPWRYAHATFYGDETGSETMGGACGYGNLFNSGYGLATAALSTTLFKDGYGCGQCFQIMCVQSKHCYYGNPSTVVTATNLCPPNWYQDSNNGGWCNPPRTHFDMAKPAFMKLANWKAGIIPVAYRRVPCKRSGGMRFQFQGNAYWLLIFVMNVGGAGDIKSMAVKGSRTNWISMSHNWGASYQAFSSLYGQSLSFRVTSYTTGETVYAWNVAPSNWNAGMTYKSSANFR
- the LOC108818831 gene encoding copper chaperone for superoxide dismutase, chloroplastic/cytosolic produces the protein MVSILRSVATTTAAVAAASAIPIAIAFSSSSSSSTKSQSPNLSFSSRSSPRRLGLSRSFASSPMTTVPVSDRNLPQEDRVVMPQLLTEFMVDMKCEGCVNAVKSKLETVEGIEKVEVDLANQVVRILGSSPVKAMTQALELTGRKARLIGQGVPQDFLVSAAVAEFKGPDIFGVVRFAQVSMELARIEANFTGLSPGKHSWCINEYGDLTNGAASTGNLYNPLQDHTNTEPLGDLGTLEADQSGEAFYTGKKEKLKVADLIGRAVVVYKTEDKNSGQGLTAAVIARSAGVGENYKKLCTCDGTVIWEATDSDFVKV